The genomic segment AATGGCCACGAAAAAGCCGCCCAAAGTGCCCCCTGCGGCTGCCACCAGGTAAAAGGTGGTCAGGCGCTCGGGAGGCGGCCGCCGGCGGTACAGCTCACCGTGGCAAACCATGCAGCAGCAAAAAAGCACCCCCAAATACAGGACGATGGCCTTGAACAGGGACAAGTTGGACAGCCACTCCAGCGGCTGGCGCAAGGGCCACCAGTACCAGCTCTGCGGCAGATTGATGCGGTCGCCCACCAAATTGCCCGTGGCGGCCAGCAGCGCCAGCACCAACAGCGGCAGCCACACAGATCGTGCGTACCAACGGGGATTGTCAAAACAAATAATGTAAGAAATCAAATACAACCCCAGCGGCAACACCCAGAGAAAAGGAATCACCGCGATGTCATGACAAAGGCGATTGGTGATGGCCAGCAGCAGCGCCGTGCTGCAAGCTGGCAACGCCAGCCACAACCCGGCAGCCGGGTGCGACTCGGTCAGGGGTGGCGATGGCGCAGAGACTGGGGCGTCCGGGCTGGCGGCTGCAGACGAACCGGCCTCGGCGGCGGGCGGGCTGGCGGAAGGCACGGCAACAGCTTGCTCTTGGACGCGCCAGACGCGCCAGCCGCAGAAGGCCATGCAAATAACAAAAACGACCAGACCCCATTTCCATCCCATGGCCTGTGCCTGCCGCGAAAGATGAGGCTCAAGCACAAAGGGAAACGCCAGCAGCGCCAGCAAGGAACCGGCATTGGAAAGCGAATACAACCGATACGGCGACACCCCGCGGTGGGCCTGGCTGAACCAGGCTTGCAGCAGGGGACTGGTGGCTGCCAGCGCCACATACGGCAGCCCCAGACAACTCACCAGCAGCAGCAGAATCCGCCCGGTGGGCGCGGTACCGTTGGCCGGCTGCCAGGTATCTGGAGGGATGATGCGCGCAAACATCAGGGCAAGTGCCAGCAACCCCAGATGGACCAGCACCTGCCGCCGCCACGACAACAGGCGCGTCAACCCATGCGCATAAGCGTAACCCACCAGCAGCCCTGCCTGAAAAAACAACATGCAGGTGGTCCAGACGGCGGGGGTGCCTCCAAACCAGGGCAGAATGAATTTGGCCATCAATGGCTGAATCAAAAACAGCAGAAACGCGCCGCTGAATATGGCGAGGCCAAATACGAGCATGTTTGAAGCCTTACCCTAGCCGCCCAGGCACACCTTGACAAGCGGAGAAGCTGACCCGACACCAACCCGGGCGCAACTCACATTGCGGCAGGATTCGGGAACAACAGACTGGCTAACGTTTTGGAAAACGCGCGTCCCGCGTGCCGCCTTCGGCCCCCTGAAGCCATACCAATCCAGCAGGGATTAAACATCAGGACTGATGCCAACCGTTTTGCACTTTCGCCTGCGACTATCCGGTTTTGCACTTTGCATTTTGCACTTTGCATTTTGCACTTTGCATTTTGCACTTTGCATTTTGCACTTTGCATTTTGCACTTTGCATTTTGCATTTCCCCCTCCCCATAAATGGCCTT from the Verrucomicrobiia bacterium genome contains:
- a CDS encoding fused MFS/spermidine synthase, whose protein sequence is MLVFGLAIFSGAFLLFLIQPLMAKFILPWFGGTPAVWTTCMLFFQAGLLVGYAYAHGLTRLLSWRRQVLVHLGLLALALMFARIIPPDTWQPANGTAPTGRILLLLVSCLGLPYVALAATSPLLQAWFSQAHRGVSPYRLYSLSNAGSLLALLAFPFVLEPHLSRQAQAMGWKWGLVVFVICMAFCGWRVWRVQEQAVAVPSASPPAAEAGSSAAASPDAPVSAPSPPLTESHPAAGLWLALPACSTALLLAITNRLCHDIAVIPFLWVLPLGLYLISYIICFDNPRWYARSVWLPLLVLALLAATGNLVGDRINLPQSWYWWPLRQPLEWLSNLSLFKAIVLYLGVLFCCCMVCHGELYRRRPPPERLTTFYLVAAAGGTLGGFFVAIVAPAVFRGYHELHLTLWLTGVLAAVAVLGWPGRHPARWRTWLAWPAVAAALAFQAAGLWTDVHYSTRTARTVQRNFYGVLKVKEYSVDDPHWHKVTLLHGTTTHGLQYVSEDKRWLPTSYYIGSSGVGLVMQYHPRRTQRRVGIVGLGTGSMAAWGRSGDYFKFYEINPAVVELARREFTYLSHCPAQVDIVLGDARLSLEREPAQEFDVLALDAFNSDAIPAHLLTREAFGVYLRHLRPGGVLAVHISNKYLNLEPVVRAAARHYRLQAALVRNQEESTAADDPTREDFYHSDWFLLARESDLLTTGAIGAAAAETDPNAPLLEWTDDRSDLFRILVLDDDGWLATVRRWLLPDTR